The Virgibacillus dokdonensis genome includes a window with the following:
- the galT gene encoding UDP-glucose--hexose-1-phosphate uridylyltransferase: MVYPYLAGLIEKAGTTEMIAQADKVYARNQIMNVLQLEAYPDGVVPARDTSIPNLVEHLIEYALEHEIIRNVLSEKEILTAHIMNCLIARPSEINQTFYEKYKQSPIEATNYFYALSKNSNYIQMNRIAKNISYKVDTAYGTMDITINLSKPEKDPEQMKLERENVKNVTYPKCLLCIENEGYAGRIDHPARANHRMIRVPLHDEMWFFQYSPYVYYNEHSILLAGEHRNMKIDQQTFKRLLAFIDIFPHYFIGSNADLPIVGGSILSHDHYQAGKYEFAMMNAKEAFSFSWRKYPRLHCAVLHWPLSVIRLVGSNSTDLVEAADDILASWKDYSDESADIQAFTEQTPHNTITPIARKRKDKYELDLVLRNNRTTEQYPQGIFHPHADVHHIKKENIGLIEVMGLAVLPARLKQELAEIESYLLHGQQQVAEHHSVWADNLKKQYPDVQTTEEAREIVRKEVGNTFVRILQDAGVFKDNQSFHRFLQVFINE; this comes from the coding sequence ATGGTGTATCCCTATTTAGCAGGACTTATTGAAAAAGCAGGTACCACAGAAATGATTGCACAAGCTGACAAAGTATATGCTAGGAACCAAATTATGAATGTCTTGCAATTAGAGGCATATCCAGATGGAGTAGTACCAGCAAGAGATACTTCCATCCCAAATTTAGTAGAGCATTTGATTGAATATGCATTGGAGCATGAAATTATTCGCAACGTTTTAAGTGAAAAAGAAATACTGACGGCTCATATCATGAATTGTCTTATCGCGCGCCCTTCAGAAATTAACCAGACATTTTATGAAAAGTATAAGCAATCACCAATAGAAGCTACGAATTACTTTTATGCTTTATCAAAAAATAGTAACTATATTCAAATGAATCGAATTGCGAAAAACATAAGCTATAAGGTGGACACGGCTTATGGGACGATGGATATTACGATTAATTTATCCAAACCGGAAAAAGATCCAGAGCAAATGAAGCTAGAGCGGGAAAATGTTAAAAATGTGACGTATCCGAAATGTCTATTATGTATAGAGAATGAAGGCTATGCTGGGCGAATAGATCATCCAGCTCGGGCAAATCACCGCATGATAAGAGTACCTTTACATGACGAGATGTGGTTTTTTCAATATTCTCCGTACGTATATTATAATGAGCATAGTATATTACTAGCTGGAGAACATCGGAATATGAAAATCGATCAGCAAACATTCAAACGGCTCTTAGCATTTATAGATATATTCCCGCATTATTTTATTGGCTCCAATGCAGATTTACCAATCGTTGGTGGATCTATCTTAAGTCATGATCATTATCAGGCAGGGAAGTATGAATTTGCTATGATGAATGCGAAAGAAGCATTTTCCTTTTCGTGGAGAAAGTATCCAAGATTGCATTGTGCTGTCCTACATTGGCCATTATCCGTTATTCGTTTAGTGGGAAGCAATAGTACTGATTTAGTAGAAGCAGCAGATGACATTTTAGCCTCATGGAAAGATTATTCGGATGAATCAGCGGATATTCAAGCTTTTACGGAGCAAACGCCGCATAATACCATTACGCCAATTGCTAGAAAACGTAAGGACAAATATGAATTAGATCTTGTCTTGCGGAATAACCGAACGACAGAACAGTATCCTCAAGGTATTTTTCATCCGCATGCAGATGTACATCATATTAAAAAAGAAAATATTGGATTAATAGAAGTGATGGGCTTAGCTGTATTGCCAGCCCGTTTGAAGCAAGAATTAGCTGAAATAGAGAGCTATTTATTACATGGACAGCAGCAAGTAGCGGAGCATCATAGCGTTTGGGCAGACAACTTAAAAAAGCAGTATCCAGATGTACAAACTACAGAAGAAGCAAGAGAAATTGTGCGTAAAGAAGTCGGTAATACGTTCGTACGTATTTTACAAGATGCAGGAGTGTTTAAAGACAATCAATCTTTTCATCG
- a CDS encoding ROK family protein, which yields MKYSIGIDIGGTKVAAGIVNEYGNLIQQVKVSSDPTNKETMFAKVVQCVEQLLDHSSIPKHEIYGIGAGVPGKVDRERGIAVYQNNLPWDNFPFMERLQKAIGIDKIAIDNDVYMAAFAEWKKAEMANQELLVYITISTGISCSIIQDGEFIRGAGFAGELGLIPVYSKLNSEALQRLENAASGPAMQLQARKIYADDQVITKDIFANYLTGDEEAQQLIEEMVFVLTQGVYTVSSLLDPNKIVFGGSVVTHNPWLLELIKVKLQTYLLAEQIHILENMEISKLNNHQGIIGAGLRACVLS from the coding sequence ATGAAATACAGCATTGGGATTGACATTGGCGGAACAAAAGTGGCGGCAGGAATTGTAAATGAATATGGCAATTTAATTCAACAGGTAAAAGTGAGCAGTGATCCTACAAATAAGGAAACGATGTTTGCTAAAGTTGTGCAATGTGTAGAACAGCTGCTAGACCATTCTAGTATTCCAAAACATGAAATATATGGCATTGGCGCAGGTGTCCCGGGGAAGGTAGATCGTGAGCGAGGGATTGCTGTTTATCAGAATAATTTACCCTGGGATAACTTTCCATTTATGGAACGACTCCAAAAAGCAATCGGTATTGACAAAATTGCCATTGATAATGATGTGTATATGGCTGCGTTTGCAGAGTGGAAAAAAGCGGAAATGGCTAATCAAGAATTGCTTGTTTATATCACAATTAGTACTGGTATTTCCTGTTCTATTATTCAAGATGGTGAATTTATTCGTGGTGCTGGTTTTGCTGGGGAATTAGGTTTAATTCCAGTTTATTCTAAATTAAACAGCGAAGCCTTACAAAGATTGGAAAATGCTGCTTCAGGACCAGCAATGCAACTACAGGCAAGAAAGATATATGCAGATGATCAGGTCATAACGAAAGATATTTTTGCTAACTATTTGACAGGTGATGAAGAAGCACAGCAGTTGATAGAAGAAATGGTATTTGTTCTAACACAGGGTGTCTATACTGTCAGTAGTTTGTTAGATCCAAATAAAATTGTTTTTGGAGGAAGTGTAGTTACCCATAATCCTTGGTTATTAGAGCTAATCAAAGTAAAACTCCAAACGTATTTGCTTGCTGAACAAATCCATATCCTAGAAAATATGGAGATTAGTAAGCTGAACAATCACCAAGGCATTATTGGTGCAGGGTTAAGAGCGTGTGTGCTTTCCTAG
- a CDS encoding DUF6903 family protein codes for MKDKIFVVVKVVFFLFCLFLIFYGQQTVGKFELFLQLIGLTGLLFLLWNYNRKFV; via the coding sequence ATGAAGGATAAAATTTTTGTAGTTGTCAAGGTTGTTTTCTTTCTATTTTGTCTGTTTCTCATATTTTATGGACAACAAACCGTTGGCAAATTTGAACTATTTCTTCAACTTATTGGCTTAACAGGTCTTTTATTTTTACTATGGAACTATAATCGGAAATTTGTATAA